Part of the Candidatus Chlorohelix allophototropha genome, GGTGGCAATATCCGGTGGGACACAGCAAGCCAGTTCGGTCACCAGCAGACGTGTCGGTAGCGCTCAATGGTTGAGTGGCGTTACCAGAAATATTGGTCGCGCCCGCTTTAACTGCGGCTACCAATTTGGCAGGATTGTGCCGGATAGCCGGGTTGTAGCTTGCCACCAGCGCAATAACGGCTGAGACATGCGGTGTAGCCATTGAAGTACCCTGAATGGTGGAGTAACACTCATTCTGATAGAAATTGGGGTCACCAATTAAAAAGCAAGGAATTTGCGTTGCCCAGTTTGAAGTGATACTGAATTCTTCCCACGCGGTTGTTCCATCCACCGCAGTATAGGGGAAACCGCCTGTACCGCCTCTATCCGCATTTGGCAAGTTGAACTCACGCGCGCCTCCGGGAGCGGCAATATCAATGCGAGGCCCGTAGTTGCTATAGTAAGTGAGTTGATTCTTCTTCCCAGCTCCGGCTGGCTGGTGCGCGTCACTGCTAGGCTTACAGGTAGCATCACTACTTTCAAAAGTTCCAGTAGGGCAAGAAGCGGAGGATTTATTAACTACATTGCCGGTTGCTGAAACATTAACCACGTGCTTAATACCACCGGGTGTCTCATACTGACCATAGTAGTCAACAAATGGGTCGCCGGGTATTGTCAGAGGACCATGGCTGAGGACTTTGCCGCCATCGCCAATCCGAAGATGTTCATTACCGGCGGCTGCAACAATCACAGTACCCTTATTCCAAGCATAATTGACTACATCTTCGTAGGCTTTATAAATAGCATCCTGCTGTGGGTCGCTGCGATCTAGATAGCCACCGAAGGAGATGCTCACCACGTCAATACCATGATCGGCAGCATAAATGAAGGCGTTAAGAATGGATGAGTCATAAGCGGAACCACACCACTCAGAAATTTTCAGAGCAACAAGTTTTGTATTTGGGGCAATGCCGTTAATACCCACTTTGTCCAAAGCTCCGGCAATATTGCCGCCAATCCAAGAACCGTGACCGTTCCAATCACCATTTACAGGGGCAATATCGGGAGAGACACCGAAATAAGCAGGCAACTCCGAGTCGGAAAGACCATAGTAGTCTTTGCAAAGTGTAGGATCGGTTAAATCCACTACGTCTAACACCTGATTCTTCAACTCACTGTGGGTATAATCCAGACCAGTATCGGCTACGCCTACTATAACCGAGGATTTACCGGTCGTATATTTCCAAGCTTCTTGGGTATGGATGCGGTCAAGGTTCCACATCAAACCGGGATTGGAGGAAGCCGGGTCAGCCTTAACCCGAGTTCTTTCAGGCAATTTACCCTGCTTAAGCGCGGTAACAGTTTGCATACCTTCAGGCTGAATTAGAGTCCGCACTTGGTCTTTGGCAAGGCTTTCCAAATGCAAGCTGCCGGATAACTGGACTTGCGAATCGGCAGAAGCTTGCACCACTAAAGTGTTTAGCTCTGGCAAATCCGATACAATTTTTGCTCCAGATTTTGTAGCCTCATCACGAAGTGCCGTATAATCTGCTGCACTCTTCGCCTTGGCTATGTAACGCCCTGCTTGCCCCTTAGCACTTACAGTAGTTGCAAAGCTTGCTGTCAATACAAGTGAAAGCATTATCCATATAGATAATGATAAACCCAACTTTTTCGATCTCACACGAAACCTCCCGCGTAGCTAAATCGAACACAAACGCAAATGATGCTATAGGTGATTGTTTTGTTGTAAAAGTTTTAGCCATTCTTAATTTGGGTAAAACAATACAAGAAGCAGTAGAAGTAAAGCTGCTCCTAGTTGAATTCTGTCTTACCCTATTAACAAAGGTATAATTTTTAGTTGCGTAAAATTATCTTGCTACCAAAAGTAGCCAAGAGTTAAAGAAAATTTCCTTTAAACCCTATCAAGATAAAACGAAACAAAAAATTTTACTTGTAGCTAATTTGGCAAACAACAAAACCTAAATTAATTTACTGGCTTGTAGAGATATAGAAGTAAGACAAACTTTGTACAATCCTCTGTTCATATTAACTTAATTTAATCATAGCGACTAAAAGTTGTCAAGGTAGCTAAGCTAGAGTTTTAAAATGGTTTATCCAAGCTCAAAACAGGGTACAACTTTGTCGAAGTAGCGCCAGCGCATCCGGCTGATATTGCGCCCTGAACCAAGCCTTAAAACAAGCGGTTTTAGCAACGAGGCGTGTCGAGCCACGCCCCTGTGCAAGGTTGTCTAAGCTTTTCCCTCCAATTTTCGGTAAAACTCCTCGACCAGAGGGAAGGTGTAACGGGCGACTTGGTCGGGATGTGCCGGATGACCATTGATAGCCGTGTCTATAACCTCCGCTTGCGCCGGGTAGCCGCCCACGGTGGCAAACACCCAATCTTCCACCTGCGGTAGCGTCTCCACACCGGACGCTAGAGTTGCCTCCACCGCCCTGCCGCGCCCGTCTTCCAACACCACCTTGCCGTCAAGCACTTGCCGCACCGCTAGATAGTGCCAGCGATAGACAACTTCGGGGATAGCCGGGTTCAAATCCAGCGCCACCAGTTGACCGGGAAAGATTTTGATGTTTTTCTGTACCGGCGCGGAGTAGCGTACTGTGAGCTTCTCTCCGCTTTCGACCAGTTCTATTTGGCACTCTTCCGGCGAACATTCCAACGCTATTGCCAGAGTTAAATTCATCGACATAGGTTAACTCCTTTTAAAATAAAAAAGCCCGAACGTTTGCTCACGTTCGCGGCTGTACAAATTAAAAAAGCCGCTCCCACTCGAACGGCTCTACCTTACCTATCCGGGTTTTGAACCGGATGCTCTAGCGAATAAACCTTCGAGGTCGTGATATGGTGTTATTTATCTCTAAGTTGCGCCAAGCAACTGGGAACATATTGCACCCCTCCCTAAGTTGAGATTTGGTAAAAAGGTTTATCCATTCAGAATATATCACAGCGGGGTCAGCCACACAAGGCTTATCGCACCGAACCGCGCCACCCATCGCCCCCGTTCGGGTATCCCCCGTTCGGGGGACAGGTGGGCGCATTCCGATGCGCCCGGTTTTAACCCATCCGAAGGGCGTATTCAAATACGCCCCTACCCGAATCTCGCCTGTTCGCGCCTTTGCCAATTTCCCCGATTGTGCCAACCCAACGTATCATTGCACCGTCCGGGTATCCCCCATCCGGGGGACAGGGGGGCGCATTCCGATGCGCTCGGTTTTAACCCATCCGAAGGGCGTATTCAAATACGCCCCTACGGGAATCTTACGTGTTCGCGCATATGCCCCAATTCCCCCGATTGCGCCACCCATTGTATATTTGCACCGTTCGGGTTGGGTAGGGGCGCATTCCGATGCGCCCGGTTTTAACCCAACGCCCCCTACGAACCCGAACCACGCACAACCTCCAAGGCATCCGCCACGACCTTGATGTTGGGATGGGTGGGGGGCAAGGCGCGTTTGAATATGTCCAACGCGC contains:
- a CDS encoding S8 family serine peptidase, producing the protein MRSKKLGLSLSIWIMLSLVLTASFATTVSAKGQAGRYIAKAKSAADYTALRDEATKSGAKIVSDLPELNTLVVQASADSQVQLSGSLHLESLAKDQVRTLIQPEGMQTVTALKQGKLPERTRVKADPASSNPGLMWNLDRIHTQEAWKYTTGKSSVIVGVADTGLDYTHSELKNQVLDVVDLTDPTLCKDYYGLSDSELPAYFGVSPDIAPVNGDWNGHGSWIGGNIAGALDKVGINGIAPNTKLVALKISEWCGSAYDSSILNAFIYAADHGIDVVSISFGGYLDRSDPQQDAIYKAYEDVVNYAWNKGTVIVAAAGNEHLRIGDGGKVLSHGPLTIPGDPFVDYYGQYETPGGIKHVVNVSATGNVVNKSSASCPTGTFESSDATCKPSSDAHQPAGAGKKNQLTYYSNYGPRIDIAAPGGAREFNLPNADRGGTGGFPYTAVDGTTAWEEFSITSNWATQIPCFLIGDPNFYQNECYSTIQGTSMATPHVSAVIALVASYNPAIRHNPAKLVAAVKAGATNISGNATQPLSATDTSAGDRTGLLCPTGYCHLGGKAISDREAYGAGLVNALGAILESKKYNGRNSQ